The following proteins are co-located in the Candidatus Methanogranum gryphiswaldense genome:
- a CDS encoding ATPase produces MTDVGTGLIAIGAGLAVGLTGLGAGMAEKDVGAAAVGAITENEALFGKAMIFMVLPETIVIFGLVIAIMAIFVM; encoded by the coding sequence ATGACAGACGTTGGAACAGGACTTATTGCAATTGGAGCAGGACTTGCAGTCGGACTTACGGGTCTCGGTGCGGGTATGGCAGAGAAAGATGTCGGAGCAGCAGCAGTCGGTGCTATCACCGAGAACGAGGCTCTCTTCGGTAAAGCGATGATATTCATGGTTCTCCCTGAGACAATCGTTATCTTTGGTCTCGTTATCGCAATCATGGCAATCTTCGTAATGTAA
- the ahaC gene encoding ATP synthase A1 subunit C, with protein MFRRSGKKGNYAYTVARVKAKKSLLMKEEDYNKMLMMSVPEISRYISESGYQKEMTDLAGKYTGLNLLEHATYGSMAGIFGDILSASQGELKDMVSAYLAKWDYWNLKVILRGKSYGLGADGIKEDLVPAGSLSAEDLDKLISYESEDDILAGFSAMVHVTIPSETITAFKAGKNLGIIEDYLDKCYYANLIGSINPRSRPELLFLNYVRQEIDIKNLETILKLKLEGIHGEAAMQYFIPGGKQIDTKLATQLANAETIDAAMTDIGQLDFFESIKEGLESSTSSLMGVAVGMRKYETDQAKKFSHLYPLSVIPVIDFMLNKEKEVKNIRIIARGTDSGLDKDAIKQLLVI; from the coding sequence ATGTTTAGGCGCAGCGGAAAGAAAGGCAACTATGCGTATACTGTCGCTAGAGTTAAGGCCAAAAAGTCCCTCCTGATGAAAGAAGAGGATTACAACAAGATGCTAATGATGTCTGTACCGGAGATTTCCCGTTATATCAGCGAGTCAGGTTATCAAAAAGAGATGACCGATCTCGCGGGTAAATATACGGGGCTAAATCTCCTGGAACATGCGACCTATGGTAGCATGGCAGGGATCTTCGGCGATATCCTCTCGGCTTCTCAGGGTGAGTTGAAGGACATGGTTTCTGCATATCTCGCTAAGTGGGATTACTGGAACCTGAAGGTCATACTCCGCGGAAAGTCATACGGTCTTGGTGCTGACGGAATCAAGGAAGATCTTGTTCCAGCCGGCAGCCTCAGCGCCGAAGATTTGGATAAACTCATCTCTTACGAATCCGAGGACGATATCCTTGCCGGTTTCTCCGCAATGGTACATGTTACAATCCCTTCTGAGACGATCACTGCGTTCAAAGCAGGTAAGAATCTTGGAATTATCGAGGATTATCTTGACAAGTGCTACTACGCAAACCTGATAGGAAGCATCAACCCCCGTTCAAGACCTGAATTGCTCTTCCTGAATTATGTTAGGCAGGAGATCGATATCAAGAATCTGGAAACCATTCTCAAGCTTAAACTTGAAGGAATCCACGGAGAGGCTGCAATGCAGTACTTCATTCCCGGAGGGAAGCAGATTGACACGAAGCTTGCGACACAGCTTGCTAATGCAGAGACCATCGATGCAGCAATGACTGACATCGGGCAACTCGATTTCTTCGAGAGCATCAAAGAAGGTCTTGAATCTAGCACGTCCTCGCTTATGGGCGTCGCTGTCGGTATGAGAAAGTATGAGACAGATCAGGCAAAGAAGTTCTCACATCTGTATCCCTTGTCAGTCATCCCGGTGATTGATTTCATGCTCAACAAAGAGAAGGAAGTCAAGAACATAAGGATAATAGCAAGAGGTACCGATAGCGGATTAGACAAAGATGCAATCAAACAACTACTGGTGATCTAA
- a CDS encoding V-type ATP synthase subunit F gives MQIAVIGSDEFVLGFRLAGLRRVFIADKNNYQGMMAEAMADKNIGILAVDAKDLEYLPANVRAKVTDSIQPVVVPVGGDESDLREKVKRAIGVDLYKTEDE, from the coding sequence ATGCAAATAGCGGTTATAGGAAGCGATGAGTTCGTTCTCGGTTTCAGATTAGCTGGACTGAGACGTGTTTTTATCGCTGACAAGAACAACTACCAGGGAATGATGGCGGAGGCAATGGCCGATAAGAACATAGGGATCCTTGCCGTCGATGCCAAAGACCTGGAGTATCTTCCCGCTAACGTTAGGGCCAAGGTAACGGATTCGATCCAACCAGTGGTCGTACCGGTAGGCGGAGACGAGAGCGACCTTCGTGAGAAGGTAAAAAGAGCGATTGGCGTTGATTTATACAAAACAGAGGATGAATAA
- a CDS encoding V-type ATP synthase subunit A, translated as MSTKGVIYRVAGPVVTATGISPKMYDVVHVGNEQLMGEVIKIVGDYSIIQVYEDTSGIKPGEPVTNTGLPLVAELGPGLLASVYDGIQRPLPVLREKMGDFIFRGVAAPGLDRDKKWEFTPVVKKGEEVEAGHVLGTVMEGTMLHKIMVPPAIKKGTVTEIKHGMFTVEDTIAVINGVNVQMMQKWPVRVPRPVSDKYQPDVPLVTGLRVLDTMFPLAKGGAAAVPGAFGTGKTVTQQSLAKYSDAQIVVYIGCGERGNEMTEVLTEFPELVDPKTGQSLMNRTVLIANTSNMPVAAREASVYTGMTIAEYYRDMGYDVALMADSTSRWAEAMREISSRLEEMPGEEGYPAYLSGRLSEFYERACRAKTLAGENGSISVIGAVSPAGGDLSEPVTQNTLRIVRVFWALDTKLRERRHFPTINWLTSYTMYDKQLAGWYKENVGQDFPALKAWAMKTLQKESELQEVVQMVGSDSLPDEQKITLEVSKMIREIYLQQNAYHPVDCFCPLNRQYVMMKLIKKYSELAEKALVAGVSVDKIAYIPARQRFNQAKYEENVDAELEAVNKDFDTQFAALGV; from the coding sequence ATGAGCACTAAAGGTGTAATTTACAGAGTCGCAGGACCTGTCGTGACCGCCACAGGGATCTCGCCCAAGATGTACGATGTCGTACATGTTGGTAACGAGCAACTGATGGGAGAGGTCATTAAGATCGTCGGCGACTATTCTATCATCCAGGTTTACGAGGATACCTCCGGCATAAAACCCGGAGAACCTGTTACAAATACAGGACTTCCTCTTGTTGCGGAATTAGGACCCGGACTTCTGGCATCGGTTTACGATGGAATCCAGAGGCCCCTCCCTGTACTCAGGGAGAAGATGGGAGATTTCATCTTCCGTGGTGTCGCAGCACCTGGACTCGACAGAGACAAAAAATGGGAGTTCACTCCCGTTGTTAAGAAAGGAGAAGAGGTTGAGGCTGGCCATGTACTTGGTACAGTTATGGAAGGAACAATGCTTCACAAGATCATGGTTCCTCCTGCAATCAAGAAAGGAACAGTTACTGAGATCAAACATGGAATGTTCACTGTGGAGGACACAATTGCTGTCATCAATGGTGTTAATGTTCAGATGATGCAGAAATGGCCAGTCCGTGTACCAAGGCCTGTTTCTGACAAATATCAGCCTGATGTTCCACTGGTCACAGGACTCAGGGTTCTTGATACGATGTTCCCCCTTGCAAAAGGAGGAGCAGCTGCAGTTCCCGGTGCATTCGGTACTGGAAAAACAGTTACTCAACAGTCCCTCGCAAAGTATTCTGATGCACAAATAGTTGTATACATCGGATGCGGAGAGAGGGGAAACGAGATGACAGAGGTTCTTACAGAGTTCCCAGAGCTGGTCGATCCTAAGACCGGACAGTCTTTGATGAACAGAACAGTACTGATCGCCAACACCTCCAACATGCCTGTAGCTGCAAGAGAAGCTTCCGTTTATACGGGAATGACCATTGCAGAGTACTATAGAGACATGGGATATGATGTCGCACTCATGGCAGACTCCACTTCAAGGTGGGCAGAGGCAATGCGTGAGATTTCGTCCAGGTTGGAAGAGATGCCTGGTGAGGAAGGTTACCCCGCGTATCTTTCCGGACGTCTTTCCGAGTTCTATGAGCGTGCTTGCCGTGCAAAGACACTAGCAGGGGAGAATGGATCGATCTCAGTCATCGGTGCGGTTTCACCTGCAGGCGGAGACCTTTCTGAGCCTGTTACGCAGAACACTCTGCGTATCGTCCGTGTCTTCTGGGCATTGGATACAAAACTCAGAGAGAGAAGGCACTTCCCAACAATCAATTGGTTGACGTCTTACACAATGTATGACAAACAGCTCGCTGGTTGGTACAAGGAGAATGTCGGTCAGGATTTCCCTGCACTTAAGGCATGGGCCATGAAGACCTTGCAGAAAGAGTCCGAACTTCAGGAAGTCGTTCAGATGGTCGGTTCCGATTCTCTGCCCGATGAGCAGAAGATAACACTCGAGGTCTCCAAGATGATCCGTGAGATCTATCTGCAGCAGAACGCATACCACCCGGTCGATTGTTTCTGCCCTCTCAACAGACAGTACGTAATGATGAAACTCATCAAAAAGTACTCAGAACTCGCAGAGAAGGCACTTGTTGCAGGTGTGTCGGTTGATAAGATCGCATACATCCCAGCAAGGCAGAGGTTCAACCAGGCCAAATACGAAGAGAATGTCGACGCAGAGCTCGAGGCTGTCAACAAAGACTTTGACACTCAGTTCGCAGCATTAGGAGTGTAA
- a CDS encoding V-type ATP synthase subunit B: MANAKVSKEYKTISQIAGPLVFVKNTEPVGFQEMVSVRLSNGTIKRGQVLDTSNDMVVVQIFEGTSGIDRAASVRFLGDTMKMPVSKDMLGRILSGSGQPLDGGANIIPEKELNIEGSAINPWARDSPADFIQTGISTIDGMNTLVRGQKLPIFSASGLPHNDIALQIARQAKVLGENDEFAVVFIAMGITNEEKQMFMKEFERTGALKSAVVFLNLADDPAVERIVTPRLGLTTAEYMAFELGMQVLVIMTDVTNYCEALRQVGAAREEVPGRRGYPGYMYTDLAQLYERAGRIKGKKGSITQVPILSMPGDDITHPIPDLSGYITEGQIVLSRELHRNGIYPPVNVSSSLSRLMNSGIGKGKTRDDHKAVSDQLYASYAEGKDLRGLVAIVGKDSLSAKDRKLLDFADLFEDRIVRQGHDEDRSIESTLNIAWEILRELDVDQLTRVDRKYIDKYLKK, translated from the coding sequence ATGGCAAACGCTAAAGTTTCCAAAGAGTACAAGACGATCTCTCAGATTGCAGGGCCCCTGGTCTTTGTTAAGAATACCGAGCCTGTTGGTTTCCAAGAGATGGTCAGTGTTAGGCTCTCTAATGGAACCATAAAAAGAGGACAGGTCCTCGATACGTCCAATGACATGGTCGTCGTTCAGATCTTCGAAGGTACTTCAGGTATCGACAGGGCGGCATCAGTCCGTTTCCTCGGAGACACTATGAAGATGCCCGTTTCAAAGGACATGCTTGGAAGGATCCTTTCAGGATCAGGACAGCCTCTGGATGGTGGAGCGAACATCATTCCTGAGAAAGAGCTCAACATTGAAGGATCGGCCATTAATCCTTGGGCAAGGGACAGTCCCGCTGATTTCATTCAGACCGGTATCTCTACGATAGACGGTATGAATACTCTGGTCAGAGGACAGAAGCTACCAATATTCTCGGCATCTGGTCTTCCTCACAATGACATTGCATTGCAGATTGCAAGACAGGCAAAGGTCCTTGGAGAGAATGATGAGTTCGCCGTCGTGTTCATTGCGATGGGAATAACAAACGAAGAGAAACAGATGTTCATGAAAGAATTCGAGAGGACCGGTGCACTGAAAAGCGCAGTGGTTTTCCTGAATCTTGCAGATGATCCCGCAGTCGAACGTATCGTTACGCCCCGTCTCGGTCTCACAACAGCAGAATACATGGCATTTGAACTCGGAATGCAGGTTCTCGTGATTATGACCGATGTCACAAATTACTGTGAGGCACTGCGTCAGGTCGGAGCAGCCCGTGAGGAAGTTCCAGGAAGACGTGGCTATCCCGGTTACATGTACACCGATCTTGCACAGCTATACGAGCGTGCAGGAAGGATCAAGGGCAAGAAAGGGTCCATTACACAGGTACCAATCCTGTCAATGCCCGGTGACGATATCACCCATCCCATCCCTGATCTGTCTGGTTATATCACCGAGGGTCAGATAGTTCTGTCAAGGGAATTGCACCGCAACGGAATCTATCCGCCAGTCAATGTATCTTCATCTTTGAGCCGTCTGATGAACTCCGGTATCGGAAAAGGTAAAACGCGTGATGATCACAAAGCAGTATCAGATCAGCTTTACGCATCATATGCGGAAGGTAAGGATCTCCGTGGACTCGTTGCGATCGTTGGAAAAGACTCCCTGTCTGCAAAAGACAGAAAGCTCTTGGACTTTGCGGACCTTTTCGAGGACCGTATTGTACGTCAGGGCCACGACGAGGATCGTTCCATTGAGAGCACCCTCAATATTGCCTGGGAGATACTCAGAGAGCTTGATGTTGATCAGCTGACAAGGGTCGATCGTAAGTACATCGACAAATATCTCAAGAAGTGA
- a CDS encoding V-type ATP synthase subunit D: MGTHDITPTRSVLLDLKRRIKLSQSGYKIMKMKRDGLIIEFFEVMEKARKMRAGVTSDYANAMNKITIARAVEGEIAVKSAAYALKADPQVRVGSKSIMGMMVPKVEATASMHTKIVDKGYGVISTSPYIEEASQAFEKLLDTLVRAAEVETTMRKLLDEIEKTKRRVNALEFKIIPDLKESERFVKFRLEEMERENTTRLKHLKRKGEAVE, encoded by the coding sequence ATGGGCACGCATGACATCACACCGACCCGTTCCGTACTTCTGGACCTAAAAAGAAGGATCAAATTGTCCCAGAGTGGATATAAGATCATGAAGATGAAGAGAGACGGTCTCATCATCGAGTTCTTTGAAGTCATGGAAAAGGCCAGGAAGATGCGCGCAGGCGTCACTTCCGACTACGCCAATGCTATGAATAAAATAACCATAGCTCGCGCGGTGGAGGGAGAGATTGCCGTTAAGAGCGCAGCATACGCTCTTAAGGCAGACCCACAGGTCAGAGTGGGCAGCAAGAGCATCATGGGAATGATGGTGCCAAAGGTAGAGGCGACAGCGTCAATGCACACAAAGATAGTCGACAAAGGCTATGGTGTCATCTCTACCTCCCCCTATATCGAGGAGGCATCACAGGCTTTCGAGAAGCTTCTCGACACATTGGTCCGTGCGGCCGAGGTTGAGACCACGATGAGGAAGCTGCTTGACGAGATCGAGAAGACCAAGAGAAGGGTCAATGCTCTTGAGTTCAAGATAATACCTGATCTCAAAGAGTCTGAGAGATTCGTGAAGTTCCGTCTCGAGGAGATGGAAAGAGAGAATACAACTCGTCTCAAACACTTGAAGAGGAAAGGAGAGGCCGTAGAGTGA
- a CDS encoding DNA-directed DNA polymerase II small subunit — protein sequence MMKNEVLSEAARKSIFLSPDALEMILSNSHPMEFMNTVLSKLSENSMFLTKQDVMNAITGDTVIFESPKTIKPNNKFQWDISVVAGTDVTGESTCEGKINDFANYFKSRYFALKKIIERRRDFGSAMSIEKAMRVDRDTKIIGIIYEKKETKNGHFIIKVEDDTGSCNVLISKDTPLITETYVNDEVIGIAGKPTSRKDLFIANEIYRPDIPANNSWIPSDSNSSVAFLSDIHVGSYTFLEPQWKKMIQWLKTNSMNLNLNYIIFPGDVVDGIGIFPDQEEELTINNIYKQYETLSEYLKEIPDHIKMVVHPGNHDAVRITEPQPALPDVFRKSFDSNIMMVGNPVNLKIEGRTILSYHGKGIDDWVAGVQQLSYEDPLKVMEYMAVRRHLAPMYGQRTALAPEKKDYLVMENVPDIFVSGHVHGAGTKEYKGVRLINASAWQSQTEYQKMHNFNPDPAIMPMVHLGTGRTVMKNFMK from the coding sequence ATGATGAAAAACGAAGTGCTATCCGAAGCCGCGAGGAAGAGTATCTTCCTTTCTCCTGATGCTCTGGAAATGATACTCTCCAATTCCCATCCGATGGAATTCATGAATACTGTGCTGTCAAAACTATCTGAAAATTCCATGTTCCTAACAAAACAAGACGTGATGAATGCAATAACAGGAGATACCGTCATATTCGAATCTCCAAAAACCATAAAACCCAATAACAAATTTCAATGGGACATTTCCGTAGTAGCTGGAACAGATGTAACGGGAGAATCTACCTGTGAAGGGAAGATCAATGATTTCGCTAACTATTTTAAGAGCAGATATTTCGCACTTAAAAAAATAATCGAAAGACGGAGAGACTTCGGTTCTGCCATGTCGATAGAAAAGGCGATGAGGGTCGATAGAGACACAAAGATAATCGGTATCATCTATGAAAAAAAAGAAACGAAAAACGGACACTTCATAATCAAAGTGGAAGATGATACCGGATCCTGCAATGTGCTTATCTCGAAAGATACGCCTCTTATAACTGAGACCTATGTGAATGATGAGGTCATTGGAATCGCAGGAAAACCTACATCAAGAAAGGACCTTTTCATTGCAAACGAGATATACAGGCCAGATATTCCAGCGAATAACAGTTGGATACCATCAGATTCCAATTCATCCGTCGCATTCCTATCCGATATACATGTTGGAAGCTATACCTTCTTAGAACCACAATGGAAAAAAATGATCCAATGGCTTAAAACCAATTCCATGAATCTGAATCTGAATTACATCATCTTTCCTGGGGATGTTGTGGATGGCATCGGTATCTTCCCAGATCAGGAAGAGGAACTTACCATAAACAACATTTACAAACAATATGAAACACTTTCAGAATATCTCAAAGAGATTCCGGATCATATAAAAATGGTCGTACATCCAGGAAATCACGATGCAGTTCGCATCACTGAGCCTCAACCCGCATTACCAGATGTTTTCAGAAAATCTTTTGATTCGAACATAATGATGGTGGGTAATCCTGTTAATCTAAAAATTGAAGGAAGGACAATACTGTCGTATCATGGAAAGGGCATAGATGATTGGGTGGCAGGGGTCCAACAACTCTCATATGAGGATCCTTTGAAAGTAATGGAATATATGGCCGTGAGGCGCCATCTTGCACCCATGTATGGCCAGAGAACAGCACTCGCACCTGAAAAAAAGGACTATCTTGTTATGGAAAATGTACCAGATATATTTGTTTCTGGACATGTTCACGGCGCTGGAACAAAAGAATACAAGGGAGTGAGACTTATTAATGCGTCAGCTTGGCAAAGCCAAACAGAATATCAAAAAATGCATAATTTCAATCCAGATCCCGCAATAATGCCCATGGTTCATCTTGGAACTGGAAGAACCGTTATGAAAAATTTCATGAAATAA
- a CDS encoding sugar phosphate isomerase/epimerase, translated as MIGISCTEFCSKDFVGTWKEVSNDFSHWEIFSDGTHAVQKICGEFMANVNEFEMSYSLHSSIADTNVAAINERMREATFMEFYSEIENCQIMGIDLITIHPGLCNLTCSALRERSIECARLTMKSLDRVSQEYGVKIAIENMPNLSFMLGQTATDLFHIVEDTELGICFDIGHANTMGQIQEMVELFDRRIINVHIHDNMGDKDSHLTIGEGNIDFQKVVHLLRNYAGNYIIEAKSIESAVKSKKVLEGLLS; from the coding sequence TTGATAGGCATTTCCTGTACTGAGTTCTGTTCTAAGGATTTTGTAGGGACTTGGAAAGAGGTCAGTAATGACTTTTCTCATTGGGAGATATTTTCTGACGGAACGCATGCTGTTCAGAAGATATGCGGTGAATTTATGGCGAACGTGAATGAATTCGAGATGTCCTATTCTCTTCACTCTTCTATTGCAGATACAAACGTGGCAGCGATCAATGAACGTATGAGAGAAGCGACCTTTATGGAATTCTATTCTGAGATCGAGAATTGTCAAATAATGGGCATAGATCTTATCACGATACATCCTGGTCTATGCAATCTTACCTGCAGTGCTTTAAGAGAGCGTTCAATAGAATGTGCCAGATTGACAATGAAAAGTCTAGATCGTGTATCTCAGGAGTATGGTGTAAAGATAGCTATCGAAAATATGCCGAATCTTTCATTCATGTTGGGTCAGACGGCGACAGATCTTTTCCATATTGTTGAAGATACGGAACTGGGTATTTGTTTTGATATTGGGCATGCCAATACAATGGGGCAGATCCAAGAAATGGTAGAGTTGTTTGATCGTAGGATCATCAATGTACATATTCATGACAATATGGGAGATAAGGATTCACACCTTACTATAGGCGAGGGCAATATTGATTTTCAGAAGGTCGTCCATCTTTTAAGGAATTATGCTGGCAATTATATAATCGAGGCTAAGAGCATCGAGTCCGCAGTCAAGTCGAAGAAGGTCCTTGAAGGCCTACTAAGTTAA
- a CDS encoding CPBP family intramembrane metalloprotease: MKSQCDKCQGYYDRGSQFCGACGYRFPKKKGQRNFLEKIMLLIAFITAIYLICEIAVLLIKAPAILSIIGDFGVSISIIIPKSIRLITIHGLGAEIYWILIVITISVCTFYALRTFLKGIKKLSKEKDDTQLTKTAIYWVGILFCADIFVQIVYFAIAIYLGLKIDSSWMDEYTHEQLLYMLANASVWEEIISRVMMIGIPIMAIQLFRTKKLDSMKCLLGGFGMNKIALILILFSGIIFGLAHYYSWGMTKAIITCVGGIVLGYVYVQFGLYASIIMHFLTDYLGSFMYVGVPSISVLGEITFIALGLFACAYIATRIPKKDEAITEWNSLTLLPKIKD; this comes from the coding sequence ATGAAATCGCAATGCGATAAATGTCAAGGGTATTATGATCGCGGTTCTCAATTCTGTGGTGCATGCGGTTATAGATTCCCGAAGAAAAAAGGACAAAGAAACTTCCTCGAAAAAATAATGTTACTGATCGCTTTTATAACTGCGATATATCTTATTTGCGAAATAGCAGTACTTTTGATCAAAGCTCCTGCGATACTTTCAATAATAGGTGATTTCGGAGTAAGTATTTCGATAATAATTCCAAAATCCATTAGATTGATTACAATACATGGATTGGGAGCAGAAATCTATTGGATACTAATTGTGATCACAATATCTGTCTGCACATTTTACGCATTAAGAACATTCTTGAAAGGGATCAAGAAATTATCCAAGGAAAAAGATGACACCCAGTTGACGAAGACCGCCATCTACTGGGTAGGGATTCTTTTTTGTGCCGATATTTTCGTTCAGATTGTTTATTTTGCCATTGCAATATATCTAGGTCTAAAAATAGACTCTAGCTGGATGGATGAATATACTCACGAACAGCTGCTTTACATGCTTGCCAATGCCTCCGTCTGGGAGGAGATAATATCTCGCGTTATGATGATCGGCATACCGATAATGGCCATACAATTATTCAGAACAAAAAAATTAGATTCCATGAAATGCCTATTAGGAGGTTTCGGAATGAACAAGATCGCATTGATCTTGATTTTATTCTCTGGAATAATATTTGGTCTGGCACATTATTACAGTTGGGGGATGACAAAGGCAATCATAACCTGTGTCGGAGGAATAGTTCTAGGATACGTGTATGTACAGTTCGGCCTATATGCCTCGATAATAATGCATTTCCTAACAGATTATCTTGGAAGTTTCATGTACGTCGGTGTGCCTTCGATAAGTGTACTAGGCGAGATCACATTCATTGCGCTGGGACTATTCGCTTGCGCTTATATAGCAACAAGGATACCGAAAAAAGATGAAGCCATAACAGAATGGAATAGTCTGACATTGCTGCCAAAAATCAAAGATTAA